In Pseudomonas flavescens, the sequence CGACATTTCTTCCGACGAAGCGGTCACCGGGCCGCAGCAGTCGTGACAGCCGGGCACGCACTCGAAGCGCGGGATCTGTCGGCGCAGCAGGTCTATCTTGCGGCTGGTGCAGCTCATGGTCACGGCTCGGAAATGGATGGCGCGCATGGTACAGGCGAGCCCGCCCGCCGCAAAGGATGCGACGGCAGCATCCTCTGCGCGCCATCGCGGGTTGGCGCAGGGCAAAGTCAGCGCTTATGCTTCGTCAATTTTTACAAACACGAAACTCAGGATTTCGCACATGACCGCCCGTGCCCACCCGCCGGTTCATAGCGCCGAGCATGCCCCGTCCTACTACGCCGCGAGCGCCAACCTGCAGGTCGATTATCCGCCGCTGCAAGGTGAGCAGCGTGCCGACGTGTGCATCGTTGGCGGGGGCTTCTCCGGCCTGAACACGGCCATCGAGCTTGCCCAGAAGGGCCTGTCGGTGGTGTTGCTGGAGGCCCATCGGATCGGTTGGGGCGCCAGCGGACGTAACGGCGGGCAACTGATTCGCGGCGTCGGCCACGGCGTCGAGCAGTTCGAGTCGGTGATCGGCGCCAGCGGCGTACGCGAGCTGAAACTGATGGGCCTCGAAGCGGTGGAGATCGTGCGCCGCCGGGTCGAACAGTTCGGCATCGCCTGTGACCTGACCTGGGGTTATTGCGACCTGGCCAACAAGCCCCGCGACCTCGCCGGTTTCGCCGAGGACGCCGCCGAGCTGCAGAGCCTCGGCTATCGCCACGAACTGCGCATGCTGCAACCGGAACAGATGCACGAAGTGGTCGGTTCCAACCGCTATGTCGGCGGCCTTATCGACATGGGCTCGGGGCACCTGCACCCGCTCAACCTGGCCTTGGGCGAAGCCGCTGCGGCACACAGCCTGGGTGTACGCCTGTACGAGCATTCAGCCGCCACACGCATCGACTACGGCAGTGAAATCCGCGTGCACACGGCTCAGGGCGTGGTGCGCGCCGGGCAACTGGTGCTGGGCTGCAACGCCTACATCCGCGACCTGAACCCGACCCTGGGCGGCAAGGTGCTGCCGGCCGGCAGTTACATCATCGCCACCGAGCCGTTGAGCGAGGAGCAGGCCAGCGCGCTGATCCCGCAGAACATGGCGCTCTGTGACCAACGGGTGGCGGTCGATTATTACCGCCTGTCCGCCGACCGTCGCTTGCTGTTCGGCGGCGCCTGCCACTATTCCGGCAGCGACCCTGCGGATATTGCCGCTTACATGCGGCCCAAGATGCTGGCCGTCTTTCCGCAGCTGGACGATGTGCGTATCGACTACCAATGGGGCGGGATGATCGGCA encodes:
- a CDS encoding NAD(P)/FAD-dependent oxidoreductase, translating into MTARAHPPVHSAEHAPSYYAASANLQVDYPPLQGEQRADVCIVGGGFSGLNTAIELAQKGLSVVLLEAHRIGWGASGRNGGQLIRGVGHGVEQFESVIGASGVRELKLMGLEAVEIVRRRVEQFGIACDLTWGYCDLANKPRDLAGFAEDAAELQSLGYRHELRMLQPEQMHEVVGSNRYVGGLIDMGSGHLHPLNLALGEAAAAHSLGVRLYEHSAATRIDYGSEIRVHTAQGVVRAGQLVLGCNAYIRDLNPTLGGKVLPAGSYIIATEPLSEEQASALIPQNMALCDQRVAVDYYRLSADRRLLFGGACHYSGSDPADIAAYMRPKMLAVFPQLDDVRIDYQWGGMIGIGANRLPQIGQLKDQPNVFYAQAYAGHGVNATHLAGKLLAEAITGQAGGGFELFAKVPHMTFPGGRYLRSPLLALGMLWHRLKELA